One Ricinus communis isolate WT05 ecotype wild-type chromosome 2, ASM1957865v1, whole genome shotgun sequence DNA segment encodes these proteins:
- the LOC8284571 gene encoding biotin carboxylase 2, chloroplastic encodes MEAALPVHKSILTTPKSPGLFMRRNGSIRGIKGSSQCSFMVGTKLNFQRQKLFIQSAAKVTHKEGGGGGAALRVSCRAEKILIANRGEIAVRVIRTAHELGIPCVAVYSTIDKDALHVKLADESVCIGEAPSSQSYLLIPNVLSAAISRGCTMLHPGYGFLAENAVFVEMCKEHGINFIGPNPDSIRVMGDKSTARETMKNAGVPTVPGSEGLLQSTEEAVKLAHEIGFPVMIKATAGGGGRGMRLAKEPGEFVKLLQQAKSEAAAAFGNDGVYLEKYIQNPRHIEFQVLADKYGNVVHFGERDCSIQRRNQKLLEEAPSPALTPELRKAMGDAAVAAAASIGYIGVGTVEFLLDERGSFYFMEMNTRIQVEHPVTEMISSVDLIEEQIRVAMGEKLRYRQEDIVLRGHSIECRINAEDAFKGFRPGPGRITAYLPSGGPFVRMDSHVYPDYVVPPSYDSLLGKLIVWAPTREKAIERMKRALDDTIITGVPTTIEYHKLILDIEDFKNGKVDTAFIPKHEQELQAPQKIVPVKELASATA; translated from the exons ATGGAGGCCGCATTGCCTGTCCACAAATCTATTCTCACTACTCCAAAATCTCCT GGTTTGTTTATGAGGAGAAATGGCAGTATTAGAGGAATTAAAGGGAGTTCTCAATGCAGTTTTATGGTTGGAACCAAGCTTAACTTTCAAAGACAAAAGCTTTTTATTCAGTCTGCTGCCAAAGTTACCCATAAGgaaggtggtggtggtggtgctgCTCTTAGGGTCTCGTGTCGAGCTGAGAAAATATTGATAGCAAATAGAGGAGAAATTGCGGTCCGTGTAATTAGAACTGCTCATGAATTGGGAATACCTTGTGTTGCTGTTTATTCTACTATTGATAAGGATGCTCTTCATGTTAAATTAGCTGATGAGTCTGTCTGCATTGGTGAAGCACCGAGCAGTCAGTC CTACTTGTTGATTCCAAATGTTTTATCCGCTGCTATCAGTCGCGGGTGTACAATGTTGCACCCCGGATATGGCTTTCTTGCTGAAAATGCAgtttttgttgaaatgtgcAAAGAACATGGGATCAACTTTATTGGCCCAAAC CCTGACAGTATCCGAGTAATGGGTGACAAATCAACTGCCAGGGAAACTATGAAGAATGCAGGTGTTCCGACTGTACCTGGGAGTGAAGGTCTGCTACAG AGCACAGAAGAAGCAGTGAAGCTTGCCCATGAGATTGGCTTTCCTGTGATGATCAAG GCGACAGCAGGTGGTGGAGGCCGTGGAATGCGTCTTGCTAAAGAGCCCGGCGAGTTTGTAAAGTTGCTACAG CAAGCTAAGAGTGAGGCTGCTGCAGCATTTGGAAATGATGGAGTGTATTTGGAGAAATACATTCAGAATCCAAGGCACATTGAATTCCAG GTTCTTGCAGATAAATATGGTAATGTTGTTCACTTCGGTGAACGTGACTGCAGCATCCAG AGGCGTAATCAGAAGCTGCTCGAAGAGGCACCCTCTCCTGCATTGACTCCTGAATTGCGGAAAGCTATGGGTGATGCTGCAGTTGCAGCAGCAGCATCAATAGGATATATTGGTGTTGGGACAGTTGAGTTCCTTTTGGATGAAAGAGGTTCCTTCTACTTCATGGAAATGAACACTCGAATCCAG GTTGAGCATCCTGTTACAGAAATGATATCCTCTGTTGACTTGATTGAGGAGCAAATTCGTGTAGCCATGGGAGAAAAGCTCCGGTACAGACAG GAAGATATTGTGCTTAGAGGACATTCAATTGAATGCCGTATCAATGCAGAAGATGCTTTTAAGGGATTCCGACCTGGGCCAG GGAGAATAACAGCATACTTACCATCTGGAGGCCCATTTGTTAGAATGGATAGCCATGTCTACCCTGATTATGTGGTTCCTCCAAGTTATGATTCCCTACTGGGAAAG CTTATCGTGTGGGCTCCAACAAGAGAAAAGGCAATCGAACGCATGAAAAGAGCACTGGATGACACAATTATTACAG GAGTTCCTACGACGATAGAATACCATAAACTTATCCTCGACATTGAG GACTTCAAAAATGGGAAGGTTGACACTGCTTTCATTCCAAAGCATGAGCAGGAATTACAGGCG CCACAGAAGATTGTACCGGTCAAAGAACTGGCCAGCGCAACCGCATAG